From a single Nicotiana tomentosiformis chromosome 2, ASM39032v3, whole genome shotgun sequence genomic region:
- the LOC104112643 gene encoding heat stress transcription factor A-7a-like, giving the protein MLCFIFMHDQFFHLLPYSLKRFQRKTISYCTNQKMENNNQENAENGAAIGSEGRRGGGVGGRRRLTALRGVSPPPFLLKTFEMLEDPETDPFIHWTSNKTTFLITDTNKFAIEVLPKYFKHSNLSSFIYQLNNYGFRKVCSYKSEYANPWFRAGKKHWLKNIKSRIQLSKATKPQQGSHSPCVDPMKDNLEEELEKLRNDNISLKIELQKLKDRQENMRALFPTLKGCRKDTEISNILKLFLEKSKVRGDSSSNDTRKRPQTVESPDRVANFVQDGIGQTSNSAGGSVSSNEQQKEEATAKNDKNREFWEKLLEDDSESQNEGAESEQALNRSKARAEIEEMVESKIAMEGEALIAKAAAGLDEEMETYLQLWT; this is encoded by the exons ATGTTATGTTTCATTTTCATGCATGATCAATTCTTTCACTTACTTCCATATTCTCTCAAAAGGTTTCAAAGAAAAACAATCTCATATTGCACCAACCAAAAAATGGAGAACAACAATCAAGAAAATGCTGAAAATGGTGCTGCTATTGGATCGGaaggaagaagaggaggaggtgTTGGTGGTCGACGGAGACTCACCGCATTGCGGGGCGTCTCTCCGCCACCTTTTCTGTTGAAGACATTTGAAATGTTGGAAGATCCTGAAACTGATCCCTTCATACATTGGACTTCTAACAAAACCACATTTCTTATTACTGATACTAACAAGTTTGCTATTGAAGTTCTTCCAAAGTACTTCAAACATAGCAATTTATCCAGCTTCATTTACCAGCTCAACAACTAT GGTTTCAGGAAGGTCTGTTCTTACAAAAGTGAGTATGCGAATCCATGGTTTCGAGCTGGGAAAAAGCACTGGCTGAAGAACATCAAAAGCAGGATTCAACTTTCCAAAGCCACTAAGCCACAACAAGGTTCACATAGTCCTTGTGTTGATCCAATGAAGGATAATTTGGAAGAGGAGCTGGagaagttgaggaatgataacaTTAGTCTGAAAATAGAACTTCAGAAGTTGAAAGATAGACAAGAAAACATGAGAGCTTTGTTTCCTACTTTGAAAGGATGCAGAAAGGATACAGAAATTAGCAATATTTTGAAGCTATTTCTCGAGAAATCGAAAGTGAGAGGAGATTCTAGCAGCAATGACACAAGAAAGAGGCCACAAACGGTAGAGTCACCAGATCGTGTGGCTAACTTTGTCCAGGATGGGATTGGACAGACATCAAACTCTGCTGGTGGCTCAGTAAGTTCTAATGAACAACAGAAAGAAGAAGCAACTGCTAAAAATGATAAGAATCGCGAGTTCTGGGAAAAACTGCTTGAAGATGATTCAGAGTCTCAAAATGAAGGAGCAGAGAGTGAGCAGGCACTGAATCGATCGAAGGCTAGGGCTGAGATTGAGGAGATGGTGGAAAGCAAGATTGCTATGGAAGGAGAAGCTTTGATTGCAAAAGCTGCTGCTGGTTTAGATGAGGAGATGGAGACTTATCTTCAATTGTGGACCTA G
- the LOC104112644 gene encoding G-type lectin S-receptor-like serine/threonine-protein kinase SD2-5, with the protein MALASLNHVLKLLIIVLLKNLTSAQFPDYYTAKIPTTWINNNVSVVNVTKPLTYPYYSFNQSFGPFMRILMLKEIEKDMAYACGFSSNGEDDSFVFSIGIVRLRQDSVGIRRWSDLELVWFAKRNHPIRENGTLQLLQDGDLVLKDVDGTLVWSTSTANKFVSGIKMMETGNLVLHDMHNQTVWQSFDHPTDTLLPGQKLRAGQRLVARVSSSNWTEGNFFLSVTNQGLFAFHISNKPQMYFKFLVTGERDSFNESYVKAVNGTLALYISSTEPNEPNAVFSRPSRMKFLRYDYDGHLRSYAEGSDQQTDILADFIGVCDYPTACGSLELCSNGFCSCPGPFKQSNDRQSNGCVEVSPVECNGRRSHKMMRVLDVYYFNYVDIEAAALRGTDVESCQALCMRNCSCKVVLFHYFTNFSRGDCFLPSPVLTLINDAKKRSGYESSAFIKIPNDTEKDTDSLAARRIGIIAGSTGGAFLLIAICVSILIAFKRKQTLQENNDDYSDEISGTLRFSYEQLKVATGNFQQKLGQGGFGSVYEGVLQDGQKVAVKVLDGFGQGKREFSAEVQTIGSIHHVNLVRLIGVCAEKEHKLLVYDFMSNGSLDKWIFDTGSTQFTFNWQIRKSIIHDIAKGLAYLHEECRQRIVHLDVKPQNILLDDKFCAKVSDFGLAKLVDKDQSRIVTRIRGTPGYLAPEWFSAFITEKADVYSFGVVAMEILCGRKNVDYSHSLEHPHLLSLFMEKAENNLLIDMIGNYNDDLQCNTSEVVRMMKLAVWCLQSDFTLRPSMSMVVKVIEGTMDIETQLDYSVPNSRTIAAIKRVADTTTTLFPSILSGPR; encoded by the coding sequence ATGGCTTTAGCCTCTCTCAATCATGTCTTGAAGCTTTTGATCATTGTGCTCCTTAAGAACCTTACTTCAGCTCAATTTCCTGATTATTACACGGCAAAAATCCCTACAACATGGATTAACAATAATGTTTCAGTTGTCAATGTTACAAAGCCCTTGACATACCCTTATTACTCATTCAATCAATCTTTTGGACCTTTCATGCGAATTCTGATGctcaaagagatagagaaggacaTGGCTTATGCTTGTGGTTTTTCTTCAAACGGAGAAGATGATTCCTTTGTATTCTCCATAGGAATTGTACGTCTTCGTCAGGACTCAGTAGGAATCCGGCGCTGGTCTGACCTTGAACTAGTCTGGTTTGCAAAAAGAAACCATCCAATTCGCGAAAATGGGACGCTGCAATTGCTGCAAGATGGAGATTTAGTGTTAAAAGATGTAGATGGAACTCTTGTGTGGTCTACAAGCACGGCGAATAAGTTCGTCTCGGGCATTAAGATGATGGAGACTGGAAACCTTGTGCTTCATGACATGCATAATCAGACTGTGTGGCAGTCTTTTGATCATCCAACAGATACACTGCTTCCTGGCCAGAAATTAAGGGCTGGTCAAAGACTTGTTGCTAGAGTTTCTTCATCCAATTGGACTGAAGGTAACTTCTTTCTCTCTGTAACCAATCAAGGCTTGTTTGCATTTCACATATCGAACAAGCCACAGATGTATTTCAAGTTTTTGGTTACTGGAGAAAGGGATAGCTTTAATGAAAGTTATGTAAAAGCAGTGAATGGTACTCTTGCCTTGTACATATCCTCAACTGAGCCAAATGAGCCAAATGCTGTGTTCTCAAGACCTTCTAGGATGAAATTTTTGAGATATGATTATGATGGACATTTACGATCATACGCTGAGGGAAGTGATCAGCAAACCGATATTTTGGCAGATTTCATCGGTGTTTGTGATTACCCTACAGCGTGTGGAAGTTTGGAGCTTTGCTCAAATGGATTTTGTTCTTGTCCTGGTCCATTCAAACAAAGTAATGATCGACAAAGCAATGGATGCGTGGAAGTAAGTCCTGTGGAATGCAATGGACGACGTTCCCACAAAATGATGCGTGTTTTGGACGTCTATTACTTTAACTATGTTGACATTGAAGCAGCAGCTCTGAGAGGAACAGATGTGGAAAGCTGCCAAGCGTTGTGCATGAGGAACTGCTCTTGTAAAGTAGTTCTCTTCCATTATTTCACAAACTTTTCGAGGGGTGACTGCTTTTTACCCTCCCCTGTACTGACACTTATCAATGATGCAAAGAAAAGAAGTGGCTATGAGTCATCTGCATTCATCAAAATTCCAAATGACACAGAAAAAGATACAGACTCTTTAGCTGCAAGAAGAATTGGAATTATAGCTGGATCAACTGGTGGAGCATTTCTTCTAATAGCAATATGTGTTAGCATCTTGATTGCTTTCAAGAGAAAGCAAACATTACAAGAAAATAATGATGATTACTCGGACGAGATATCTGGCACTTTGAGATTTTCTTATGAACAGCTGAAGGTGGCAACAGGGAATTTCCAGCAAAAGCTTGGTCAGGGAGGCTTTGGCTCAGTTTATGAAGGAGTTCTTCAAGATGGTCAGAAAGTAGCCGTGAAAGTTCTTGACGGTTTTGGACAAGGGAAAAGAGAATTTTCGGCAGAGGTCCAAACCATAGGAAGCATACATCATGTTAATCTTGTTAGACTAATTGGAGTTTGTGCTGAGAAAGAGCACAAGCTATTAGTTTATGATTTCATGAGTAATGGATCATTGGATAAATGGATTTTTGACACAGGCTCTACACAGTTTACCTTTAATTGGCAAATAAGAAAGAGCATTATCCATGATATAGCAAAAGGATTGGCTTATCTTCATGAAGAATGCAGGCAAAGAATAGTCCACTTAGATGTTAAGCCGCAGAACATTCTGCTGGATGACAAGTTTTGTGCAAAGGTATCTGATTTTGGCCTGGCCAAATTGGTGGATAAAGATCAGAGCAGGATAGTGACAAGAATTAGGGGAACTCCCGGATACTTGGCTCCTGAATGGTTTAGCGCGTTCATTACAGAAAAAGCAGATGTCTACAGCTTTGGAGTTGTTGCGATGGAGATCCTCTGTGGGCGTAAGAATGTGGACTATTCACATTCACTGGAACATCCACATTTGCTTAGCCTGTTTATGGAAAAGGCTGAAAACAATCTGCTGATCGATATGATCGGAAACTACAACGATGATCTGCAGTGCAATACATCAGAAGTTGTCCGTATGATGAAGCTTGCTGTGTGGTGCTTACAAAGTGATTTTACTCTGAGGCCTTCCATGTCCATGGTGGTTAAAGTAATAGAGGGGACAATGGATATTGAAACTCAGTTAGACTATAGTGTTCCAAATTCACGAACAATTGCAGCTATCAAAAGAGTGGCAGACACTACAACTACCTtgtttccttcaattctttcaggACCTAGGTAA